In Phoenix dactylifera cultivar Barhee BC4 chromosome 11, palm_55x_up_171113_PBpolish2nd_filt_p, whole genome shotgun sequence, the following are encoded in one genomic region:
- the LOC103708972 gene encoding probable sugar phosphate/phosphate translocator At1g06470, translating into MGESKLGPAKGMGEEEEEEEEGETTAAAETKSDEVASKNDRPVLRREPSFSRWCKEDAIDGSSESTIAEDSDQPLLQRGGQQSMNQSRSAHTGANGNGMNYSPFDIENGIHATNSRTKLETLQVSAQSPLSAANIIKALFCILVWYTFSTCLTLYNKTLLGEHMGKFPAPLLMNTVHFTMQAVLSKAILYFQSRGSESRGPAMTWRDYFIRVVPTAIGTALDVNLSNISLVFISVTFATMCKSAAPIFLLLFAFAFRLESPSIKLLGIILIISIGVLLTVAKETEFNIWGFVFVMLAAVMSGFRWCMTQILLQKEAYGLKDPIALMSYVTPVMAVATAILSLIMDPWHSFRTNKYFDSSKHVILSCLLLLLGGFLAFFMVLTEYFLVSATSAVTITIAGIVKEAVTILVAVLYFHDQFTLLKGIGLLTIMVGVSLFNWYKYQKLKKSWPSKTEDTNPPLPNVAAKYVIIDDVDFHDEET; encoded by the exons ATGGGAGAAAGCAAATTAGGACCAGCGAAAGGtatgggagaagaagaagaagaagaagaagaaggggagacaACAGCGGCGGCGGAAACCAAGAGCGATGAGGTTGCGAGCAAAAACGACAGGCCAGTGCTCCGGAGGGAGCCGTCCTTCTCGCGGTGGTGCAAAGAGGACGCGATCGATGGATCTTCCGAGTCCACCATCGCAGAAGATTCTGACCAGCCACTGCTCCAAAGAGGCGGGCAGCAAAGCATGAATCAAAGCAGATCGGCTCATACCGGGGCGAATGGAAACGGGATGAATTACTCTCCTTTCGATATCGAGAATGGGATCCATGCTACCAATTCAAGAACGAAGCTGGAAACACTACAAGTCTCTGCGCAGAGCCCCCTCTCTGCAGCCAATATCATCAAGGCTTTGTTTTGTATACTGGTTTGGTACACCTTCAGTACCTGTTTGACGCT GTATAATAAGACATTGCTTGGGGAACATATGGGGAAGTTCCCGGCTCCACTATTGATGAATACCGTTCACTTCACAATGCAAGCTGTTTTGTCGAAGGCTATTTTATATTTCCAGTCCCGGGGTTCTGAAAGCAGAGGCCCTGCGATGACATGGAGGGATTACTTCATCAGAG TTGTGCCAACTGCTATTGGAACTGCATTGGATGTAAACCTGAGCAATATTTCTCTTGTTTTCATATCTGTGACATTTGCTACAATG TGCAAGTCTGCGGCCCCAATATTTCTCCTTCTGTTTGCATTTGCATTTAG GTTGGAGAGTCCCAGTATTAAGCTTCTAGGTATCATCCTTATCATTTCCATAGGAGTTCTACTAACAG TTGCCAAGGAGACAGAGTTCAATATCTGGGGATTTGTTTTTGTTATGCTTGCTGCTGTTATGTCAGGCTTTCGCTGGTGCATGACTCAGattcttttgcag AAAGAGGCCTATG GTCTAAAGGATCCAATTGCTCTGATGAGCTATGTTACCCCTGTGATGGCAGTAGCTACAGCGATCCTATCTCTTATTATGGATCCGTGGCATAGCTTCAGGACAAATAAATACTTTGATAGTTCAAAGCATGTAATATTGAGTTGCCTGTTActgcttttgggaggtttcttGGCATTTTTCATG GTTTTAACTGAATATTTTCTTGTTTCGGCAACCAGTGCAGTAACAATAACAATAGCTGGCATTGTTAAAGAAGCTGTCACAATTTTG GTTGCAGTTCTATATTTTCATGATCAATTTACCTTGCTAAAGGGAATTGGACTCCTCACGATAATGGTTGGGGTTAGTTTATTCAACTGGTACAA ATATCAAAAGCTGAAAAAGAGTTGGCCTAGCAAAACTGAAGATACAAATCCTCCCCTTCCCAACGTAGCTGCAAAGTACGTTATCATTGATGATGTTGATTTTCATGATGAAGAAACTTGA